Proteins from one Malaya genurostris strain Urasoe2022 chromosome 2, Malgen_1.1, whole genome shotgun sequence genomic window:
- the LOC131427775 gene encoding modular serine protease-like produces MWKLLHGTEWKCIVLIWIAAEIIAPSVQLQMESFFRDRRKVCNYYEWKCNSGQCIESHQLCDGVIDCKDKSDETSKACAFIRCPSYAFRCQYGGCVDGNAMCNGVKDCYDGSDEHLHCPGYSDTLITTGNCSSMEFQCKSGQCISTDEVCDGLSNCDDDSDEQQKICGLTFCPSFAFRCSYGACIGGYSRCDGVIDCRDGSDEDELLCGRPAPTTTPKAVSMTTSTSTTTTTTQSPLVTGSPGSCLVPSQPQNGHIVLDETAKDVPISSGEFIENYNSVHVICNDKYTIKGAATITCLDGEWMEPFPICERYCSEIPINGITVQPTCEYQRKQITCKRSLPPTTKVRIDCKIGYQKPEGPINETLTCVDGVWDSSVFRCEPICGTPTPDAEAYIIGGKNVSIAEVPWHTGIYRNLENETIDDLKSENWLYICGGTILTERLVISAAHCFWDVTSFHDVKSFLITAGKYRRELNAVESLPAQVLRIREIITQPQYQDFSGYYNLDIAIVVLNDFVVFKSYVRPICLERNLRTESEKRIKPNSIGRVAGWGLTTSGGALSPVLKVVDIPTVDYYTCRDFSPVSYRPFLTGDKFCAGEPKTGTSVCQGDSGGGFALGKENASETVFFLYGVVSSAPRSATGSCDNNKYVAFTEVQNYIPMILDAESRFPVI; encoded by the exons CATTTTTCAGAGATCGCCGGAAAGTATGCAACTACTATGAATGGAAATGTAACAGTGGCCAGTGCATCGAATCGCATCAACTTTGTGACGGGGTGATCGACTGTAAGGACAAATCGGATGAAACATCGAAAGCGTGTGCCTTCATTCGTTGTCCGAGCTACGCATTCCGTTGCCAGTATGGCGGTTGTGTCGACGGAAACGCCATGTGTAACGGGGTTAAAGATTGCTACGATGGGTCGGATGAACATTTGCACTGTCCGGGGTACAGTGACACCTTGATCACAACCGGAAACTGTTC AAGTATGGAATTTCAATGTAAATCCGGTCAATGCATTTCCACCGATGAGGTTTGTGATGGTCTGTCGAACTGCGATGATGACTCCGATGAACAGCAGAAAATTTGCGGGTTAACATTCTGCCCTTCGTTTGCCTTCCGATGCAGTTACGGTGCTTGCATCGGAGGTTACTCCAGGTGTGATGGAGTTATTGACTGCCGAGATGGTTCGGATGAAGATGAGCTACTTTGCGGTAGACCAGCTCCGACAACAACACCCAAAGCAGTCAGTATGACAACGTCAACATCGACAACAACGACTACAACTCAGTCACCGCTAGTGACGGGTTCACCGGGATCATGTTTGGTACCAAGTCAACCGCAGAACGGTCATATCGTCCTGGATGAAACTGCCAAAGATGTTCCCATTAGCAGTGGCGAGTTCATCGAAAACTACAACTCGGTGCATGTGATCTGCAATGACAAATACACGATCAAAGGTGCAGCCACGATCACGTGCCTAGATGGAGAATGGATGGAACCATTTCCGATATGTGAAA gATACTGCTCGGAAATCCCAATCAATGGCATTACCGTTCAACCAACATGTGAGTATCAGCGTAAACAAATTACCTGCAAACGGTCACTCCCTCCAACGACGAAGGTACGCATCGACTGTAAAATTGGATATCAAAAACCGGAAGGTCCAATCAACGAGACTCTCACTTGCGTCGACGGAGTATGGGACAGCTCGGTGTTTCGTTGTGAACCGATTTGCGGAACGCCAACGCCGGACGCGGAGGCTTACATAATTGGAGGGAAAAACGTATCGATTGCCGAAGTTCCTTGGCATACCGGAATCTATCGGAATTTGGAAAACGAAACCATAGATGACCTGAAGTCGGAAAATTGGCTGTACATCTGCGGTGGCACAATTCTTACCGAACGATTGGTTATATCAGCGGCGCACTGTTTCTGGGATGTTACGTCATTCCACGACGTCAAATCTTTCCTAATAACAGCCGGAAAGTATCGACGAGAATTGAATGCAGTCGAAAGTTTACCCGCCCAAGTGCTGCGCATCCGAGAAATTATTACCCAACCACAGTATCAGGATTTTTCCGGATACTACAATCTGGACATCGCCATTGTCGTGTTGAACGACTTCGTAGTGTTCAAATCGTATGTTCGGCCCATCTGTTTAGAGAGAAACCTAAGAACTGAAAGCGAGAAGCGCATAAAACCTAACAGCATCGGACGGGTAGCTGGTTGGGGACTGACGACGTCGGGTGGAGCATTAAGTCCGGTCCTGAAGGTTGTCGATATTCCTACCGTAGACTATTACACTTGTCGAGATTTTTCGCCCGTTTCTTATCGACCGTTTCTGACGGGAGACAAATTTTGCGCTGGGGAACCTAAAACGG GTACCAGCGTTTGTCAGGGAGACAGTGGTGGAGGATTTGCGCTAGGTAAGGAAAATGCCTCCGAAACCGTGTTCTTCCTCTACGGTGTTGTGAGCTCGGCACCACGATCCGCTACCGGAAGCTGTGATAACAACAAGTACGTAGCGTTCACCGAGGTTCAGAACTACATTCCCATGATTCTGGATGCCGAGAGTCGATTTCCAGTGATATAA